From the Peromyscus leucopus breed LL Stock chromosome 8b, UCI_PerLeu_2.1, whole genome shotgun sequence genome, one window contains:
- the Hdac5 gene encoding histone deacetylase 5 isoform X2, translating into MNSPNESADGMSGREPTLEILPRTPLHSIPVAVEVKPVLPGAMPSSMGGGGGGSPSPVELRGALAGPMDPALREQQLQQELLVLKQQQQLQKQLLFAEFQKQHDHLTRQHEVQLQKHLKQQQEMLAAKRQQELEQQRQREQQRQEELEKQRLEQQLLILRNKEKSKESAIASTEVKLRLQEFLLSKSKEPTAGSLNHSLPQHPKCWGVHHASLDQSSPPQSGPPGTPPSYKLPLLGPYDSRDDFPLRKTASEPNLKVRSRLKQKVAERRSSPLLRRKDGTVISTFKKRAVEITGTGPGVPSSACNSACNSAPGSGPSSPNSSHSTIAENGFTGSVPNIPTEMLPQHRALPLDSSPNQFSLYTSPSLPNISLGLQATVTVTNSHLTASPKLSTQQEAERQALQSLRQGGTLTGKFMSTSSIPGCLLGVALEGDTSPHGHASLLQHVLLLEQARQQSTLIAVPLHGQSPLVTGERVATSMRTVGKLPRHRPLSRTQSSPLPQSPQALQQLVMQQQHQQFLEKQKHQQMQLGKILTKTGELPRQPTTHPEETEEELTEQQEALLGEGALTMPREGSTESESTQEDLEEEEDEEEEEEDCIQVKDEDGESGPDEGLDLEESNAGYKKLFTDAQQLQPLQVYQAPLSLATVPHQALGRTQSSPAAPGSMKSPPDQPTKHLFTTGVVYDTFMLKHQCMCGNTHVHPEHAGRIQSIWSRLQETGLLSKCERIRGRKATLDEIQTVHSEYHTLLYGTSPLNRQKLDSKKLLGPISQKMYAMLPCGGIGVDSDTVWNEMHSSSAVRMAVGCLVELAFKVAAGELKNGFAIIRPPGHHAEESTAMGFCFFNSVAITAKLLQQKLNVGKVLIVDWDIHHGNGTQQAFYNDPSVLYISLHRYDNGNFFPGSGAPEEVGGGPGVGYNVNVAWTGGVDPPIGDVEYLTAFRTVVMPIAHEFSPDVVLVSAGFDAVEGHLSPLGGYSVTARCFGHLTRQLMTLAGGRVVLALEGGHDLTAICDASEACVSALLSVELQPLDEAVLQQKPSVNAVTTLEKVIEIQSKHWSCVQRFATGLGCSLREAQTGETEEAETVSAMALLSVGAEQAQAVATLEHSPRPAEEPMEQEPTL; encoded by the exons TGGAGGTGAAgccggtgctgccaggagccatgcccagctccatggggggtggaggtggaggtagcCCCAGCCCTGTGGAGCTGCGGGGGGCTCTGGCAGGCCCCATGGACCCTGCGCTACgggagcagcagctgcagcaagaGCTCCTGGTGctcaagcagcagcagcagctgcagaagCAGCTCTTGTTCGCCGAGTTTCAGAAGCAGCACGACCACCTGACGAGGCAGCATGAAGTCCAGCTGCAGAAGCACCTCAAG cagcagcaggagatgCTGGCGGCTAagaggcagcaggagctggagcagcagcggcagcgggaGCAGCAGCGgcaagaggagctggagaagcagcggctggagcagcagctgctcATCCTCCGCAACAAGGAGAAGAGCAAAGAGA GTGCCATCGCCAGCACCGAGGTAAAGCTGAGGCTCCAGGAATTCCTCTTGTCGAAGTCAAAGGAGCCCACGGCAGGCAGCCTCAACCATTCCCTCCCACAGCACCCCAAATGCTG gggaGTCCACCATGCTTCTTTGGACCAGAGTTCCCCTCCCCAGAGCGGCCCTCCTGGGACGCCTCCCTCCTACAAACTGCCTTTGCTTGGGCCCTATGACAGCCGCGATGACTTCCCCCTCCGCAAAACAG cctctgaaccCAACTTAAAAGTCCGTTCGAGGCTAAAACAGAAGGTGGCGGAGAGGAGAAGCAGTCCCCTCCTGCGTCGAAAGGATGGCACTGTTATCAGTACCTTTAAGAAGAGAGCGGTTGAAATCACGGGCACAGGGCCTGGGG TGCCGTCCTCCGCGTGTAACAGTGCGTGTAACAGTGCGCCCGGCTCCGGCCCCAGCTCTCCCAACAGTTCCCACAGCACCATCGCTGAAAACGGCTTCACTGGCTCGGTCCCCAACATCCCCACGGAG ATGCTCCCCCAGCACCGGGCCCTCCCTCTGGACAGCTCCCCAAACCAGTTCAGCCTCTACACGTCTCCTTCTCTGCCCAACATCTCCCTAGGGCTGCAGGCCACAGTCACTGTCACCAACTCGCACCTCACC GCCTCCCCGAAGCTGTCGACACAGCAGGAGGCTGAGAGGCAGGCCCTTCAGTCCCTGCGGCAGGGCGGCACACTGACTGGCAAGTTCATGAGCACATCGTCCATCCCCGGCTGCCTGCTGGGCGTGGCACTGGAGGGCGACACGAGCCCCCACGGGCACGCCTCTCTGCTGCAGCATGTTCTGCTGCTGgaacaggcccggcagcagagcACACTCATAGCTG TGCCACTCCATGGGCAGTCCCCATTGGTGACGGGTGAACGTGTGGCCACCAGCATGAGGACGGTGGGCAAGCTCCCGAGGCACCGACCTCTGAGCCGCACTCAGTCCTCCCCACTGCCGCAGAGTCCCCAGGCGCTGCAGCAGCTGGTcatgcagcagcagcaccagcagttCCTAGAGAAGCAGAAGCACCAGCAGATGCAGCTGGGCAAG atccttACCAAGACTGGGGAGTTGCCAAGGCAGCCCACCACCCACCccgaggagacagaggaggagctgacagagcagcaggaggccttgctgggggagggggcccTGACCATGCCCCGGGAAGGCTCCACAGAGAGCGAGAGCACCCAGGAAGacctagaggaggaggaggatgaagaggaggaggaggaagactgcATTCAGGTCAAGGACGAGGACGGCGAGAGTGGTCCTGATGAGGGCCTCGACTTAGAGGAGTCCAATGCTGGCTACAAAAAG TTGTTCACAGATGCCCAGCAGCTGCAGCCCCTGCAGGTGTACCAGGCACCCCTCAGCCTGGCCACTGTGCCTCATCAGGCCCTGGGCCGCACCCAGTCCTCGCCTGCTGCTCCCGGGAGCATGAAGAGCCCCCCAGACCAGCCCACTAAGCACCTCTTCACCACAG GTGTGGTCTATGACACGTTCATGCTGAAGCACCAGTGCATGTGCGGgaatacacatgtgcacccagAGCACGCCGGCCGCATCCAGAGCATCTGGTCCCGGCTGCAGGAAACTGGCCTGCTCAGCAAGTGTGAG CGGATCCGGGGTCGCAAAGCCACGCTGGATGAGATCCAGACAGTGCACTCTGAGTACCACACCCTGCTCTATGGGACCAGCCCCCTCAACCGGCAGAAGCTGGACAGCAAGAAGCTGCTTG GCCCCATCAGCCAGAAGATGTACGCCATGCTGCCTTGTGGGGGCATTGGG GTGGACAGTGACACTGTGTGGAATGAGATGCACTCCTCCAGTGCTGTGCGGATGGCAGTGGGCTGCCTGGTGGAGCTGGCCTTCAAGGTGGCTGCGGGAGAGCTGAAG AATGGATTTGCTATCATCCGGCCCCCAGGACATCATGCCGAGGAGTCCACAGCCAT GGGATTCTGCTTCTTCAACTCCGTGGCCATCACAGCTAAACTCCTGCAGCAGAAGCTGAACGTGGGCAAGGTCCTCATCGTGGACTGG GACATTCACCATGGCAACGGCACCCAGCAAGCATTCTACAATGACCCCTCTGTGCTCTACATCTCCCTGCATCGCTATGACAATGGGAACTTCTTTCCGGGCTCTGGGGCTCCTGAAGAG GTTGGTGGAGGGCCAGGCGTGGGGTACAATGTTAATGTGGCGTGGACAGGAGGTGTGGATCCCCCCATTGGCGATGTGGAATACCTGACAGCCTTCAG GACAGTGGTGATGCCCATTGCTCACGAGTTCTCACCTGACGTCGTCCTAGTCTCCGCTGGGTTTGATGCTGTTGAAGGACATCTGTCTCCACTGGGTGGCTATTCTGTCACCGCCAGAT GTTTTGGCCACCTCACCAGGCAGCTCATGACACTGGCCGGGGGCCGGGTGGTGCTGGCCCTGGAGGGAGGCCACGACTTGACCGCCATCTGTGATGCCTCCGAGGCCTGTGTCTCGGCTCTGCTCAGCGTGGAG cTGCAGCCCTTGGATGAAGCAGTCTTGCAGCAAAAACCCAGCGTCAATGCAGTTACCACACTAGAGAAAGTCATCGAGATCCAGA GCAAACACTGGAGCTGTGTACAGAGGTTTGCCACTGGGCTAGGCTGCTCTCTGCGGGAGGCTCAGACAGGTGAAACGGAGGAGGCCGAGACTGTGAGCGCCATGGCCCTGCTTTCTGTGGGGGCTGAGCAGGCCCAGGCTGTTGCCACTCTAGAGCACAGCCCCAG GCCGGCAGAGGAGCCCATGGAGCAGGAGCCAACCCTGTGA
- the Hdac5 gene encoding histone deacetylase 5 isoform X3 produces the protein MNSPNESDGMSGREPTLEILPRTPLHSIPVAVEVKPVLPGAMPSSMGGGGGGSPSPVELRGALAGPMDPALREQQLQQELLVLKQQQQLQKQLLFAEFQKQHDHLTRQHEVQLQKHLKQQQEMLAAKRQQELEQQRQREQQRQEELEKQRLEQQLLILRNKEKSKESAIASTEVKLRLQEFLLSKSKEPTAGSLNHSLPQHPKCWGVHHASLDQSSPPQSGPPGTPPSYKLPLLGPYDSRDDFPLRKTASEPNLKVRSRLKQKVAERRSSPLLRRKDGTVISTFKKRAVEITGTGPGVPSSACNSACNSAPGSGPSSPNSSHSTIAENGFTGSVPNIPTEMLPQHRALPLDSSPNQFSLYTSPSLPNISLGLQATVTVTNSHLTASPKLSTQQEAERQALQSLRQGGTLTGKFMSTSSIPGCLLGVALEGDTSPHGHASLLQHVLLLEQARQQSTLIAVPLHGQSPLVTGERVATSMRTVGKLPRHRPLSRTQSSPLPQSPQALQQLVMQQQHQQFLEKQKHQQMQLGKILTKTGELPRQPTTHPEETEEELTEQQEALLGEGALTMPREGSTESESTQEDLEEEEDEEEEEEDCIQVKDEDGESGPDEGLDLEESNAGYKKLFTDAQQLQPLQVYQAPLSLATVPHQALGRTQSSPAAPGSMKSPPDQPTKHLFTTGVVYDTFMLKHQCMCGNTHVHPEHAGRIQSIWSRLQETGLLSKCERIRGRKATLDEIQTVHSEYHTLLYGTSPLNRQKLDSKKLLGPISQKMYAMLPCGGIGVDSDTVWNEMHSSSAVRMAVGCLVELAFKVAAGELKNGFAIIRPPGHHAEESTAMGFCFFNSVAITAKLLQQKLNVGKVLIVDWDIHHGNGTQQAFYNDPSVLYISLHRYDNGNFFPGSGAPEEVGGGPGVGYNVNVAWTGGVDPPIGDVEYLTAFRTVVMPIAHEFSPDVVLVSAGFDAVEGHLSPLGGYSVTARCFGHLTRQLMTLAGGRVVLALEGGHDLTAICDASEACVSALLSVELQPLDEAVLQQKPSVNAVTTLEKVIEIQSKHWSCVQRFATGLGCSLREAQTGETEEAETVSAMALLSVGAEQAQAVATLEHSPRPAEEPMEQEPTL, from the exons TGGAGGTGAAgccggtgctgccaggagccatgcccagctccatggggggtggaggtggaggtagcCCCAGCCCTGTGGAGCTGCGGGGGGCTCTGGCAGGCCCCATGGACCCTGCGCTACgggagcagcagctgcagcaagaGCTCCTGGTGctcaagcagcagcagcagctgcagaagCAGCTCTTGTTCGCCGAGTTTCAGAAGCAGCACGACCACCTGACGAGGCAGCATGAAGTCCAGCTGCAGAAGCACCTCAAG cagcagcaggagatgCTGGCGGCTAagaggcagcaggagctggagcagcagcggcagcgggaGCAGCAGCGgcaagaggagctggagaagcagcggctggagcagcagctgctcATCCTCCGCAACAAGGAGAAGAGCAAAGAGA GTGCCATCGCCAGCACCGAGGTAAAGCTGAGGCTCCAGGAATTCCTCTTGTCGAAGTCAAAGGAGCCCACGGCAGGCAGCCTCAACCATTCCCTCCCACAGCACCCCAAATGCTG gggaGTCCACCATGCTTCTTTGGACCAGAGTTCCCCTCCCCAGAGCGGCCCTCCTGGGACGCCTCCCTCCTACAAACTGCCTTTGCTTGGGCCCTATGACAGCCGCGATGACTTCCCCCTCCGCAAAACAG cctctgaaccCAACTTAAAAGTCCGTTCGAGGCTAAAACAGAAGGTGGCGGAGAGGAGAAGCAGTCCCCTCCTGCGTCGAAAGGATGGCACTGTTATCAGTACCTTTAAGAAGAGAGCGGTTGAAATCACGGGCACAGGGCCTGGGG TGCCGTCCTCCGCGTGTAACAGTGCGTGTAACAGTGCGCCCGGCTCCGGCCCCAGCTCTCCCAACAGTTCCCACAGCACCATCGCTGAAAACGGCTTCACTGGCTCGGTCCCCAACATCCCCACGGAG ATGCTCCCCCAGCACCGGGCCCTCCCTCTGGACAGCTCCCCAAACCAGTTCAGCCTCTACACGTCTCCTTCTCTGCCCAACATCTCCCTAGGGCTGCAGGCCACAGTCACTGTCACCAACTCGCACCTCACC GCCTCCCCGAAGCTGTCGACACAGCAGGAGGCTGAGAGGCAGGCCCTTCAGTCCCTGCGGCAGGGCGGCACACTGACTGGCAAGTTCATGAGCACATCGTCCATCCCCGGCTGCCTGCTGGGCGTGGCACTGGAGGGCGACACGAGCCCCCACGGGCACGCCTCTCTGCTGCAGCATGTTCTGCTGCTGgaacaggcccggcagcagagcACACTCATAGCTG TGCCACTCCATGGGCAGTCCCCATTGGTGACGGGTGAACGTGTGGCCACCAGCATGAGGACGGTGGGCAAGCTCCCGAGGCACCGACCTCTGAGCCGCACTCAGTCCTCCCCACTGCCGCAGAGTCCCCAGGCGCTGCAGCAGCTGGTcatgcagcagcagcaccagcagttCCTAGAGAAGCAGAAGCACCAGCAGATGCAGCTGGGCAAG atccttACCAAGACTGGGGAGTTGCCAAGGCAGCCCACCACCCACCccgaggagacagaggaggagctgacagagcagcaggaggccttgctgggggagggggcccTGACCATGCCCCGGGAAGGCTCCACAGAGAGCGAGAGCACCCAGGAAGacctagaggaggaggaggatgaagaggaggaggaggaagactgcATTCAGGTCAAGGACGAGGACGGCGAGAGTGGTCCTGATGAGGGCCTCGACTTAGAGGAGTCCAATGCTGGCTACAAAAAG TTGTTCACAGATGCCCAGCAGCTGCAGCCCCTGCAGGTGTACCAGGCACCCCTCAGCCTGGCCACTGTGCCTCATCAGGCCCTGGGCCGCACCCAGTCCTCGCCTGCTGCTCCCGGGAGCATGAAGAGCCCCCCAGACCAGCCCACTAAGCACCTCTTCACCACAG GTGTGGTCTATGACACGTTCATGCTGAAGCACCAGTGCATGTGCGGgaatacacatgtgcacccagAGCACGCCGGCCGCATCCAGAGCATCTGGTCCCGGCTGCAGGAAACTGGCCTGCTCAGCAAGTGTGAG CGGATCCGGGGTCGCAAAGCCACGCTGGATGAGATCCAGACAGTGCACTCTGAGTACCACACCCTGCTCTATGGGACCAGCCCCCTCAACCGGCAGAAGCTGGACAGCAAGAAGCTGCTTG GCCCCATCAGCCAGAAGATGTACGCCATGCTGCCTTGTGGGGGCATTGGG GTGGACAGTGACACTGTGTGGAATGAGATGCACTCCTCCAGTGCTGTGCGGATGGCAGTGGGCTGCCTGGTGGAGCTGGCCTTCAAGGTGGCTGCGGGAGAGCTGAAG AATGGATTTGCTATCATCCGGCCCCCAGGACATCATGCCGAGGAGTCCACAGCCAT GGGATTCTGCTTCTTCAACTCCGTGGCCATCACAGCTAAACTCCTGCAGCAGAAGCTGAACGTGGGCAAGGTCCTCATCGTGGACTGG GACATTCACCATGGCAACGGCACCCAGCAAGCATTCTACAATGACCCCTCTGTGCTCTACATCTCCCTGCATCGCTATGACAATGGGAACTTCTTTCCGGGCTCTGGGGCTCCTGAAGAG GTTGGTGGAGGGCCAGGCGTGGGGTACAATGTTAATGTGGCGTGGACAGGAGGTGTGGATCCCCCCATTGGCGATGTGGAATACCTGACAGCCTTCAG GACAGTGGTGATGCCCATTGCTCACGAGTTCTCACCTGACGTCGTCCTAGTCTCCGCTGGGTTTGATGCTGTTGAAGGACATCTGTCTCCACTGGGTGGCTATTCTGTCACCGCCAGAT GTTTTGGCCACCTCACCAGGCAGCTCATGACACTGGCCGGGGGCCGGGTGGTGCTGGCCCTGGAGGGAGGCCACGACTTGACCGCCATCTGTGATGCCTCCGAGGCCTGTGTCTCGGCTCTGCTCAGCGTGGAG cTGCAGCCCTTGGATGAAGCAGTCTTGCAGCAAAAACCCAGCGTCAATGCAGTTACCACACTAGAGAAAGTCATCGAGATCCAGA GCAAACACTGGAGCTGTGTACAGAGGTTTGCCACTGGGCTAGGCTGCTCTCTGCGGGAGGCTCAGACAGGTGAAACGGAGGAGGCCGAGACTGTGAGCGCCATGGCCCTGCTTTCTGTGGGGGCTGAGCAGGCCCAGGCTGTTGCCACTCTAGAGCACAGCCCCAG GCCGGCAGAGGAGCCCATGGAGCAGGAGCCAACCCTGTGA
- the Hdac5 gene encoding histone deacetylase 5 isoform X5, whose amino-acid sequence MNSPNESVEVKPVLPGAMPSSMGGGGGGSPSPVELRGALAGPMDPALREQQLQQELLVLKQQQQLQKQLLFAEFQKQHDHLTRQHEVQLQKHLKQQQEMLAAKRQQELEQQRQREQQRQEELEKQRLEQQLLILRNKEKSKESAIASTEVKLRLQEFLLSKSKEPTAGSLNHSLPQHPKCWGVHHASLDQSSPPQSGPPGTPPSYKLPLLGPYDSRDDFPLRKTASEPNLKVRSRLKQKVAERRSSPLLRRKDGTVISTFKKRAVEITGTGPGVPSSACNSACNSAPGSGPSSPNSSHSTIAENGFTGSVPNIPTEMLPQHRALPLDSSPNQFSLYTSPSLPNISLGLQATVTVTNSHLTASPKLSTQQEAERQALQSLRQGGTLTGKFMSTSSIPGCLLGVALEGDTSPHGHASLLQHVLLLEQARQQSTLIAVPLHGQSPLVTGERVATSMRTVGKLPRHRPLSRTQSSPLPQSPQALQQLVMQQQHQQFLEKQKHQQMQLGKILTKTGELPRQPTTHPEETEEELTEQQEALLGEGALTMPREGSTESESTQEDLEEEEDEEEEEEDCIQVKDEDGESGPDEGLDLEESNAGYKKLFTDAQQLQPLQVYQAPLSLATVPHQALGRTQSSPAAPGSMKSPPDQPTKHLFTTGVVYDTFMLKHQCMCGNTHVHPEHAGRIQSIWSRLQETGLLSKCERIRGRKATLDEIQTVHSEYHTLLYGTSPLNRQKLDSKKLLGPISQKMYAMLPCGGIGVDSDTVWNEMHSSSAVRMAVGCLVELAFKVAAGELKNGFAIIRPPGHHAEESTAMGFCFFNSVAITAKLLQQKLNVGKVLIVDWDIHHGNGTQQAFYNDPSVLYISLHRYDNGNFFPGSGAPEEVGGGPGVGYNVNVAWTGGVDPPIGDVEYLTAFRTVVMPIAHEFSPDVVLVSAGFDAVEGHLSPLGGYSVTARCFGHLTRQLMTLAGGRVVLALEGGHDLTAICDASEACVSALLSVELQPLDEAVLQQKPSVNAVTTLEKVIEIQSKHWSCVQRFATGLGCSLREAQTGETEEAETVSAMALLSVGAEQAQAVATLEHSPRPAEEPMEQEPTL is encoded by the exons TGGAGGTGAAgccggtgctgccaggagccatgcccagctccatggggggtggaggtggaggtagcCCCAGCCCTGTGGAGCTGCGGGGGGCTCTGGCAGGCCCCATGGACCCTGCGCTACgggagcagcagctgcagcaagaGCTCCTGGTGctcaagcagcagcagcagctgcagaagCAGCTCTTGTTCGCCGAGTTTCAGAAGCAGCACGACCACCTGACGAGGCAGCATGAAGTCCAGCTGCAGAAGCACCTCAAG cagcagcaggagatgCTGGCGGCTAagaggcagcaggagctggagcagcagcggcagcgggaGCAGCAGCGgcaagaggagctggagaagcagcggctggagcagcagctgctcATCCTCCGCAACAAGGAGAAGAGCAAAGAGA GTGCCATCGCCAGCACCGAGGTAAAGCTGAGGCTCCAGGAATTCCTCTTGTCGAAGTCAAAGGAGCCCACGGCAGGCAGCCTCAACCATTCCCTCCCACAGCACCCCAAATGCTG gggaGTCCACCATGCTTCTTTGGACCAGAGTTCCCCTCCCCAGAGCGGCCCTCCTGGGACGCCTCCCTCCTACAAACTGCCTTTGCTTGGGCCCTATGACAGCCGCGATGACTTCCCCCTCCGCAAAACAG cctctgaaccCAACTTAAAAGTCCGTTCGAGGCTAAAACAGAAGGTGGCGGAGAGGAGAAGCAGTCCCCTCCTGCGTCGAAAGGATGGCACTGTTATCAGTACCTTTAAGAAGAGAGCGGTTGAAATCACGGGCACAGGGCCTGGGG TGCCGTCCTCCGCGTGTAACAGTGCGTGTAACAGTGCGCCCGGCTCCGGCCCCAGCTCTCCCAACAGTTCCCACAGCACCATCGCTGAAAACGGCTTCACTGGCTCGGTCCCCAACATCCCCACGGAG ATGCTCCCCCAGCACCGGGCCCTCCCTCTGGACAGCTCCCCAAACCAGTTCAGCCTCTACACGTCTCCTTCTCTGCCCAACATCTCCCTAGGGCTGCAGGCCACAGTCACTGTCACCAACTCGCACCTCACC GCCTCCCCGAAGCTGTCGACACAGCAGGAGGCTGAGAGGCAGGCCCTTCAGTCCCTGCGGCAGGGCGGCACACTGACTGGCAAGTTCATGAGCACATCGTCCATCCCCGGCTGCCTGCTGGGCGTGGCACTGGAGGGCGACACGAGCCCCCACGGGCACGCCTCTCTGCTGCAGCATGTTCTGCTGCTGgaacaggcccggcagcagagcACACTCATAGCTG TGCCACTCCATGGGCAGTCCCCATTGGTGACGGGTGAACGTGTGGCCACCAGCATGAGGACGGTGGGCAAGCTCCCGAGGCACCGACCTCTGAGCCGCACTCAGTCCTCCCCACTGCCGCAGAGTCCCCAGGCGCTGCAGCAGCTGGTcatgcagcagcagcaccagcagttCCTAGAGAAGCAGAAGCACCAGCAGATGCAGCTGGGCAAG atccttACCAAGACTGGGGAGTTGCCAAGGCAGCCCACCACCCACCccgaggagacagaggaggagctgacagagcagcaggaggccttgctgggggagggggcccTGACCATGCCCCGGGAAGGCTCCACAGAGAGCGAGAGCACCCAGGAAGacctagaggaggaggaggatgaagaggaggaggaggaagactgcATTCAGGTCAAGGACGAGGACGGCGAGAGTGGTCCTGATGAGGGCCTCGACTTAGAGGAGTCCAATGCTGGCTACAAAAAG TTGTTCACAGATGCCCAGCAGCTGCAGCCCCTGCAGGTGTACCAGGCACCCCTCAGCCTGGCCACTGTGCCTCATCAGGCCCTGGGCCGCACCCAGTCCTCGCCTGCTGCTCCCGGGAGCATGAAGAGCCCCCCAGACCAGCCCACTAAGCACCTCTTCACCACAG GTGTGGTCTATGACACGTTCATGCTGAAGCACCAGTGCATGTGCGGgaatacacatgtgcacccagAGCACGCCGGCCGCATCCAGAGCATCTGGTCCCGGCTGCAGGAAACTGGCCTGCTCAGCAAGTGTGAG CGGATCCGGGGTCGCAAAGCCACGCTGGATGAGATCCAGACAGTGCACTCTGAGTACCACACCCTGCTCTATGGGACCAGCCCCCTCAACCGGCAGAAGCTGGACAGCAAGAAGCTGCTTG GCCCCATCAGCCAGAAGATGTACGCCATGCTGCCTTGTGGGGGCATTGGG GTGGACAGTGACACTGTGTGGAATGAGATGCACTCCTCCAGTGCTGTGCGGATGGCAGTGGGCTGCCTGGTGGAGCTGGCCTTCAAGGTGGCTGCGGGAGAGCTGAAG AATGGATTTGCTATCATCCGGCCCCCAGGACATCATGCCGAGGAGTCCACAGCCAT GGGATTCTGCTTCTTCAACTCCGTGGCCATCACAGCTAAACTCCTGCAGCAGAAGCTGAACGTGGGCAAGGTCCTCATCGTGGACTGG GACATTCACCATGGCAACGGCACCCAGCAAGCATTCTACAATGACCCCTCTGTGCTCTACATCTCCCTGCATCGCTATGACAATGGGAACTTCTTTCCGGGCTCTGGGGCTCCTGAAGAG GTTGGTGGAGGGCCAGGCGTGGGGTACAATGTTAATGTGGCGTGGACAGGAGGTGTGGATCCCCCCATTGGCGATGTGGAATACCTGACAGCCTTCAG GACAGTGGTGATGCCCATTGCTCACGAGTTCTCACCTGACGTCGTCCTAGTCTCCGCTGGGTTTGATGCTGTTGAAGGACATCTGTCTCCACTGGGTGGCTATTCTGTCACCGCCAGAT GTTTTGGCCACCTCACCAGGCAGCTCATGACACTGGCCGGGGGCCGGGTGGTGCTGGCCCTGGAGGGAGGCCACGACTTGACCGCCATCTGTGATGCCTCCGAGGCCTGTGTCTCGGCTCTGCTCAGCGTGGAG cTGCAGCCCTTGGATGAAGCAGTCTTGCAGCAAAAACCCAGCGTCAATGCAGTTACCACACTAGAGAAAGTCATCGAGATCCAGA GCAAACACTGGAGCTGTGTACAGAGGTTTGCCACTGGGCTAGGCTGCTCTCTGCGGGAGGCTCAGACAGGTGAAACGGAGGAGGCCGAGACTGTGAGCGCCATGGCCCTGCTTTCTGTGGGGGCTGAGCAGGCCCAGGCTGTTGCCACTCTAGAGCACAGCCCCAG GCCGGCAGAGGAGCCCATGGAGCAGGAGCCAACCCTGTGA